A single genomic interval of Aureliella helgolandensis harbors:
- a CDS encoding type II secretion system protein codes for MKNRAPQRIGFTLVEVLTVVAIIGILVGLIVPAVNYALTKVKQNAMAMEVITLAGAVEQYQQKYGDYPPDGSSLTSLQRHLRKAFPRIAESEGVLLTSFSNASNFPGAVMDGPEALVFFLGGFSSDPVYPFSGTGGPFYILNTSGVQVNSSTPASERASVQYNVDRSSPLYEFKQSQLTLDTSTGLTVSSDEAELFGEFRRVPGQSQQPMPNDLLPVYVPSGMLAPYVYFNSQTYSAGGVFNYYHSDAIGTARPYRSDEVKTTGTIAADTYYRYMEPKTFQLMTAGLDDNYGGAPQPATGAPVYFRFPSGASLDITVDLDSQSGPNNYQVQQGLPSQQLDNATNFSAGILGDALAN; via the coding sequence ATGAAAAATCGAGCCCCCCAGCGAATAGGCTTCACGTTAGTCGAAGTGCTGACCGTGGTTGCCATCATCGGCATTTTAGTTGGCCTGATCGTCCCGGCCGTAAATTATGCGTTGACCAAAGTCAAGCAGAATGCGATGGCCATGGAGGTCATAACCCTGGCCGGTGCCGTTGAGCAGTACCAGCAAAAATACGGCGACTACCCGCCCGATGGCTCGAGCCTGACCAGTCTGCAGCGACATTTGCGCAAGGCCTTTCCGCGCATTGCAGAATCTGAGGGAGTTTTGCTAACGAGCTTTAGCAATGCATCCAACTTTCCCGGCGCCGTGATGGATGGCCCCGAAGCCTTGGTCTTTTTTCTAGGAGGCTTTAGCAGCGATCCGGTGTATCCATTTTCTGGAACCGGGGGCCCCTTCTACATCCTGAACACGAGTGGCGTGCAGGTGAACTCCTCCACGCCGGCCTCCGAACGGGCTAGCGTCCAGTACAACGTGGATCGCAGCTCACCGTTGTACGAATTCAAGCAATCGCAATTGACGCTCGACACTTCAACCGGCCTGACCGTCTCATCGGACGAAGCCGAATTGTTCGGCGAATTTAGGAGGGTGCCTGGGCAATCGCAACAACCCATGCCCAATGATCTGCTGCCTGTTTATGTTCCCTCGGGCATGCTGGCCCCTTACGTCTATTTCAACAGTCAGACCTACTCTGCTGGTGGTGTGTTTAATTACTACCACTCGGACGCCATCGGCACCGCGCGTCCGTATCGATCGGATGAAGTCAAGACGACGGGTACCATCGCTGCCGATACGTACTACCGCTACATGGAACCGAAGACCTTCCAGCTGATGACGGCTGGCTTGGATGATAACTATGGAGGAGCTCCTCAGCCGGCCACTGGCGCGCCGGTCTACTTCCGTTTCCCGAGTGGTGCCTCGCTCGACATTACCGTCGATTTAGACTCCCAGTCGGGTCCCAACAATTATCAGGTTCAGCAGGGACTGCCGAGTCAGCAACTCGACAACGCCACCAACTTTTCAGCAGGAATTTTGGGCGACGCGCTTGCGAACTAG